From the Variovorax paradoxus genome, the window CTGCTGACGCTGCTCCTTTATGCCGCGCTCGGCGGCAGCCTGTACTTCTTTCCGCTCAACCTGATCCAGGTGCAGGGCTACTCGGCCATGGTGGCGGGCGCGGCGCTGCTGCCGTTCGTACTGATCCTGTTCGCGCTGTCGGGCTGGGCGGGCCAGCTGGTCGACCGCTTCGGGCCGCGCATTCCGCTGGTGGTGGGGCCGTCGATCGCTGCGGTGGGCTTCGCGCTGTTCGCGGTGCCGGGCGTCGGGGCCAGCTACTGGAGCGGCTTCCTGCCCGCCGTGGCCGTGCTGGGTTTCGGCATGGCAGTGACCATCGCGCCGCTCACCACCACGGTCATGAATGCGGTGGGCCCCGACCTGGCAGGCGTGGCCTCGGGCGTGAACAACGCGGTGTCGCGCGCGGCAGCGGTCTTGGCGATTGCGGTGTTCGGCGCGATCATGGCCTGGGCCTTCGACGCTGCGCTGGCGGAACACCTGCGCGGCATGGGTGCTTCTCCGGAGCTGACGGCCTTCCTGGAAGGCGAGCGCAGCAAGCTGGCAGGCGCCGCGGTGCCGCCGGGCGTGGACGCCGCCACCGCGGCGGCGGTGAAGCGCGCGGTGGCCGAGTCGTTCGTGGCCGGCTTCCGCTGGGTGATGCTGCTGGGCTCTGGGCTGGCCTTGCTGAGCGCGGCCAGCGCGTGGTGGATGATCCGTGGCCGCCCTGCGGCGGGAGGGCCGGGCAAGACATAAGGAGACGATATGTCGATGCAGCAAGAACAACACGTCGATGTGCTGATCGTGGGCGCCGGCCTCTCCGGCATCGGCGCCGCCTGTCGCCTGAAGGCGAGCTGTCCTCGCCGCAGCTTCGTCATCTTCGAGGGCCGCGACCGGAGCGGCGGCACGTGGGACCTGTTCCGCTACCCGGGCGTGCGCTCGGATTCCGACATGTACACGCTGGGCTACGCGTTCCGCCCGTGGACGCAACCCGTGTCGATCGCCGACGGGCCCACCATCCTCCACTACCTGCGCGAGACCGCCGCGCAGCACGGCATCGATTCCAAGATCCGCTATGGCCACCGCGTGCTGCGCGCCTCGTGGTCGACGCCCGACGCCTGCTGGACCGTCGAAGCCGAGCACGGCCGCGACCGCCAGCCGGTGCGGCTGCGCTGCAACTTCCTTTTCCTGTGCAGCGGCTACTTCCGCTACGACGCGGGCTACACGCCCGAGTTCGCGGGCATCGCCAGCTACACCGGCCGCATCGTGCATCCGCAGCACTGGCCCGAAGAGCTCGACGTGAGCGGCCAGCGCGTGGTGGTGATCGGCAGCGGCGCCACCGCGATGACGCTGGTGCCGGCGCTGGCCCGAACCGCCGCGCACGTCACGCTGCTGCAGCGCTCGCCGACCTACGTGGTGGCGCGCCCGGCCGAAGACCCGATCGCCAGCGGATTGCGGCGCCTGCTGCCTGCGAAGCTCGCCTACGGGCTCACGCGCTGGAAGAACGTGCTGCTGGGCATCTTCTTCTTCAAGCTCGCGCGCAGCCGGCCGGACCGCGTGAAGCGGCTGATCGTGGGCGGGGTGCGGCAGGCGCTGGGCGCGGACTACGACGTGGCCACGCATTTCACGCCGCGCTATAACCCCTGGGACCAGCGGGTGTGCCTGGTGCCCGACGGCGACCTGTTCGCCGCGCTGAAGGCGGGCCGCGCCTCGATGGCCACCGACCTTGTCGACACCTTCACGCCGCGCGGCA encodes:
- a CDS encoding flavin-containing monooxygenase is translated as MSMQQEQHVDVLIVGAGLSGIGAACRLKASCPRRSFVIFEGRDRSGGTWDLFRYPGVRSDSDMYTLGYAFRPWTQPVSIADGPTILHYLRETAAQHGIDSKIRYGHRVLRASWSTPDACWTVEAEHGRDRQPVRLRCNFLFLCSGYFRYDAGYTPEFAGIASYTGRIVHPQHWPEELDVSGQRVVVIGSGATAMTLVPALARTAAHVTLLQRSPTYVVARPAEDPIASGLRRLLPAKLAYGLTRWKNVLLGIFFFKLARSRPDRVKRLIVGGVRQALGADYDVATHFTPRYNPWDQRVCLVPDGDLFAALKAGRASMATDLVDTFTPRGIRLKSGRELEADLVVTATGLELQVLGGVQLDVDGVPVDPAGIFNYKGMMFSDVPNLASTFGYTNASWTLRSDLTAAYVCRLLNHMERGGWTQCTPRNNDPALKPQPWLDFSSGYVQRAIARFPKQGTRSPWRAHQNYMRDLLSLRFGSVDDGVMKFSRNPLNTHTA